Genomic segment of Dromaius novaehollandiae isolate bDroNov1 chromosome 6, bDroNov1.hap1, whole genome shotgun sequence:
ATTGTGACACACTGAAAGTGGCTCTGGCATTTTTCATGGCAGTAAATCTGCATGTCCTTGTCAGCACAGCAGCTCAGTGAAGGCAAAGGAAACTCAGCATCAGGAGTGGGATCAGAATTAGCTCCAGCTGCCTGGAGTGGACTTTCTGAGAAGCCTTTTCGCTGAACATCACCTTCCACAACCCACCGCTGAGGCACATGGAGACAAAACCCTAGTTCTCTGCACTGTGCCTTTTAGGCAcaatctgcattttctgtgtttctttcctacAGTTCGCAAGGCTGAGAACTCTGGGGAGCGTCACAAAAGAGCAAAGACTTCTTATCCAGTCCTTGAAGGTGTTTGCAAAGGGCTTCCTTTCATTTCTCCAGTTACTTACATTGGCAGCCTCTTGAacggcctgttctttctctgcccttttgtgAAGATCGCTTTGCACTGAAAGCAGCAGGACCTGACAGTTCAAAGACAGCCCTAGCAGtactctgctgtctcacattctttCTACTGACTGGCATTTGCTTGGTGAGGAGTACAGGACTCCTGCGTGTGCGACACACACAAGTACCCTCTGAACAGAGGCTTGGGTGCTGGAAGTACTGGTGggcctctgctgagctttctACATGGCTAAGGAGGGGCACCAGAGAGGAGAAGGTCTTCCAGTCAGTCCTTACTTCCACACGGCTGGGGCCgtaaaaagcagagccaaaacacacaggaatggCCAGAGGCTGCTACTCCAGACTCCAGAAAGCGAATCCCCATCTGGCCAGAACGCAGTCCCCCCCCACAGACAAATATGCTCTGGAATCACTCGCCCACCTCACGGTGTTCAAGGTCAGCTCCAGAcgcacagccctctccagctcccccctGCCATACACAGCTCAagcacactgccagcacagctgggccacGCACACAACAGCCCTGCTTTGGCCAGTGGCTTGTCCAGAGGCCCTCCACCCCAAGGAAGCACCTCGTGGATTTCTGTTCAATaggcaatgttttatttcagtcagctgatTGCACTGGCTCCGTGGTAACACTCTgtggactgcctgctcttgccttGCCTGTCTTGCCTTCCCGCTGCTCACTTTCTGCACTCAAAGATGTTTTTGGAGGACCTCCTAGTTGCTCCGAAGATTCCTGAGCTCCACCCAGTTGTCTCTGAGGacttgagctgctgcctgctgcacgcTGGGATGCTCGTCTCCGTGGAACaagtggagagctgaaaatgacACAGGCAGATTCCTAAATGACTGCCAAAGCCCAGGACCAAACGGTCGTGCCGTCCCTGACTCTCTGAGCGAGCACCACTCGAGAAAGCTGGGCAGCTTTCCCTGGGCTCAgtcctgggagagggagggaagggtgggagatgagtggtctgctttgcacactgtcactgcaaacCCTTGGCCTTCTGCACATAGTCAGCGAGAGAAGCTCTCTCCTGGCACCAAAGCTTCCTCCATCAGGAGTCTTCCACCTCCCTGTAAGTGGCCAGGAGGCTTCTTCTACTTCAGCCATTTGGCCGAATGTGTGCAAAAGCTTAGTTTCTCAAGAGCCTGACTTTTCCCAGCGGTTacccaaaagacattcagagtTTATCAGGAGCTTCTCTCTCTGGGGATGCAAGAGCACGGAGGCCATGTGCAGCTGACATAAAGTCATACCCAGGATGAGTTTTGGGGCACGACACCAGAGAGAAGGGGCAGcgttgggcagtggaaggtggtgaCATCTTTCCATGGAATGCAGGAAGGGCAACTGTAACCTACCTGTGCTCAGAAAACTTGTACTGTgctctctcagccactggctgtctGCGTTTTCCAGGATAACACCTAGTCGCACAATGCAAATAAGTAAACATCAAGGCACTTCCTGTGGTAGCCCTAATTCCCAATCTAGTCGCTTCCTGGTCTTGGACAATGGATGGTAGGCTTTGGGGCGCAGGGGAAAGCTAGAAATACCAAACCAGAAGGGTCCCTCCCGCTTTAAAGTTcctgggcagaagcaggaggcagagctgagcaactgTGTGCGCCAGGGGCCAAGCCTAATGTGGAGCACTAATTCCACTGTGCCTTTGCTAGAGACTTCAGCCCCTTTACAGCCTGtaactaattcctcctgctgccaccctcctaaggcaggtgactgtccctggtgccactgcagagaaagtggagattgtcctttgctgtcccttgcagggaggagcagaagagaatatCAGCTTTGTCTCTTACCAGCTAATTGGATGGCTGCAGTCCGCATCCCCCAACACGAGCTCCAGAAGTAGGTCTGGAGGGTGTCATAGACGCTTTCCAGAAGCTCTGGCATGTCTCTGGCctggtagaaaacagagaaacaggagttctttggctgaaaaggccctgccattgacccttggcaaagagggcagatgaactaggagaggaagaaaagagacgGAGGCTGCAAGGGACTGACAGTTCCCATCATTGCCATGCTAGTTCCCACCCTACCACTTCCCTGAAGGCCACtccatgctccaggtctctgagccagagaaagtcactgccaccaggcagtctcaccctgggccacagcttgctcaccaggtgactgcagacagcttcctggagctcttctgcactcttctcAGTGTTCAGAGCAACTTgtgtttgcagcttctgcaggcccaggaatggagtgcagagcaggaaagtgcttcgacaggcctgaaaaggagcgttgccccagctcagccctccccaggaccagcgaggtgcctttcaagggacctcactgagctgagccctgctgttctctttcaaaAGGGGGGGATGTTTCACTCAACGCCATTtatagaaaggagaggggagggattgCAACAGCAGCCATCGTTCCCCTGGCCTGGTATGTGGCACTCCAGAGAGAGTATCGGTGCCTGAGAGCTGTCGCCACGTGATAGCTGTTAACTGATGTGCCCTTGGGAGAAGCCCCGGATCTCAGGAAGCAGGGGAGATCAGAAGGGACGTGGTCAGCAAaggcttggaggcctgagcactgcagagtctgggaagactgtcctgcacctcaaacagaaaatgctgctgGAAGAGTTTGAGGTTGTCTTTCCATGCAGAGACATTATCAGGAAGGCCAGTATTGCTCTGCTGTTACCATGTAGCACCCTcctcatgaagaaagaagtgaaaggtggCTCTTACATTGCAAACTTCTGGATCTGGGTCCTGAAGATGGAGCATAATTCTGGTCCACGTAGAAGTTGTAATTTCTTTGTcgagaaaagatttccatttcctcttggcagaggaggccaggactcCATACAAGGTGAAGGCTGAGGAACGAAGGACTGCCTCGTCCTGCAATCAGGAAACCCCAGTCACCAAGTTGCTGCCTaggaccccaaaacaaacatctcctggCCAGCCAAATGCTGAGCCCATATCCTGAGCAATGGTTCTAGGCAGTTTGTCCAAGGCCAGAGGATCAAGAgaatccatttctttgaaagacaccATTTGGCATCAAGAAAGGGTTGCCTTATGCTGAGTCTTTCCTTGTCCATTGCTCAGCTTCTCAGGACCGTGCCTCCTGAGCTACTGGGCACTTAGGCTTTTGGTCTCCGAGGTCCTCAAACACTTTACTGGCACCTGACAGAGAGCTAAAAACCTAGAAGCTCTTGGACTCCAAAGTTCCCAGACTCAGAGCCACCTGGCAGCCTCACACGTTCCTAAGGCTTCAGGGCTTTCAGACAGAGACAGCCCTCCAGGTGGCCTGTAAGGGAGTTGTAAACagtcagtttccatttccctcagaaaaagaaaaagaaaaaaaacccctcacattCAAAAAGCTCTACAAAATGGAATACTTGATTCCAGTTGGTACTGCTCAGTGGAAGAACTCCGGCTCAGAAGACTCTGTTGTGGTCTGTCATACCACAGCATGGGCACCTCTCATGTCAGAGCAGGTGAACTCCTGCCATTTGCGAGGAGCATCTAAGCAAGTCTTCCAGACTGTAGAGGccatggagaggaagaggcagtccAAGGCGCAAGCCCTCCTTTCCAGGGTAGATGCTGAAAAGACCCAGGGTACAGAGCTAGGCAAAGGAGACCCTCAACACCGCTCTTCCTCTCCATTGACAATGAAAGAACCTGTGAGGGCTAGACCAGACATGGAGAACtactgtgaagggaggtgacgtCCTCCCTCAGTGTCCAGCCTTTCTTCACTCCTTCCCAAGGGCAATCCAAAGGTGATTAGCTCGCTATGGAGCTAGGAATCAGCAGACATCATCCCAAGTCtcatcagtttctcttcaggcttttctaggAATGAGGCTTCTTCCCTGAACCCAAACAGTCCTCATCTGTGCTTGCTCACATCATACCTTTCAGATGATCTCACAGACTACTAAAACAAGAGTTACCTACTGCTCGTTCACTTACGAcatcaaagaaagtcttggtaTAAAGGGCGATTTCTTTAAAGGTGACTCCAatgtccttctctcccagctctgccaccactttCGCCAGAGCTGACAAACTCTCGCCCACGATCTCAGAAGAGGTGACGTCCTTGATGGCCCTCATTAACGCCTTCAGAATGGCCTTCTtgtgctttctcagctgtcaaagcagaaggCACACAAGAGCTCCTCACCATTCATGCCTACAGCAGAAGTTCTTTACCATTTCTCCCAAGAACAGAATTGGCAAGAAACCAGTCCAGAGCACACCTTAGCCCAAGGCTACACACTCTGTCTCCAGTTGCACCTTTGAAGCCAGAGTGATGTCGGAGAATGGAGCATGGTCTTAAGACACACCAGAatttccctgttgtggttggtccaGCTTCTGTAAGCCTTGTGCAGCTCTTTACCAGGACCTGTCTGGTTAGGAGCTTTCTGTAGTGAGTGCAAGCTCATGctcaccttctcaggtgctccactggccagattgcccaggcccctcactgccatccggcgcacagtgctgctggcatccAGGGATTTGTCCACCAATGCACGGTGGACAGGCTGAAGCAGCTTCCATTTCTGAAGCACTGGCGCCTTCATCAGCTAGAAAAGAGCACCATGACCATTAGCATTAGATTGATCCTGAGCACTCATGGCACATGCGTAACTGTTCATGGATTCCAGCATGGCTGGGATACTTTCTGCTAGGatcttcctggagaaagagatggccgagacagcagcttgcaaagacagctgctctcaagccttccttttccaccttctgtcttacctcagcaaagaaagatgctgccatGATCCTCAGGTTTGCTGATGGCGAGTCCAGCCATGGCAAGACAGCACGTATGGTGGTCAGCGTGACCACATCAGTttggaggagaacactgcacacacaacacaagaagacaagaaggcgacAGAGTATGAGGTTCCAACAGTCAGCTGCTGTGATGCAGACGGTCATCTTTGGCAACTcaggacagcctccccaggcagataTGCTGGAGAGGTTCCCATCCAGACCGTTTCTGGCTTACAGTCACCcccaagaaggagagaaggcctcCACAAGGCTCTTACCTAGTCAGCAGACACATGCCCTCATGGTATGTCCggggattttcaagaaaagcccATGTGTTCTGCTTCCGGAGAATCCCCATCCATTTCTCACTGATGCACTTGCAGAGCACAGTATCTAAtgctttgatggaaagcctgattgaaaagaatatacatatatcAGAATCGGAGCACTTGAGACTGTGTCAGGATCACTAAGGAAGCTCAGCCACTTTCAGAGGCACTCATTAACTTCTTCCAAGCCCCAGCGAGTAATACTCAAAGCACCCCCTGAAAGCACACTTCATAATCCCAAAGGGCATCAGGCTAAAAGGAAACTGGCATGATCACTCGCTTTGATGCCCCCAAACTCACTGAACACAGGGGAAAACCCAGAAGCCTCAACTTCTTTGATGCTAGAACCTGAGGGGTCTTCTGCAGTACCAGAGTACCATTTATGCAAAAGATGCACAACAAGGTCCTCCGAGCTGGGGAAATGAATTGCAGTGGGCAGGAATCACCATGCTGTCGCTGCATCACCACTTGTGAGTTCCCTGAACAGACCAGGAACAGCAGAACAGGAGGCCCAGCACAGCTTGAGGGGACAGTCGCCCTTGCAAGGCCAAGAGGTACTTTGTTCTCTATCATTCATATAAGCAAAGTCTCTCAGGGTTCatacaccagaaagaaaaaaaagagagagagaaaaacaaacagcaccccAAGCAATGTTTGGAAACCTTCTGTGGCCACTGTctggacaaagagaaattcagttctggtttcctaaggaaaggatTAAACATGGTGACAGCAGAAATCTTGTCCATGGAGCACAAAAGCCTCTCTCATAGGAAGAACAGCTACCTTCAAGGCTATAAGACTGGAAGGACCAGAAGGATGTCCTGCCATATCCTCCAATGCTGACAAACGGGTCGACTCAGCTGAAGGCCAGGTAGCTGTCTCCACTCATGTCTGGTGAGGCAGGAATGTTCCTGCTTTCATCAAACCCCAATCATTGAATAACTGAGACTTTTGATTCAGAAGCACCTCCAAAGGGGAATAAAATCATCCAACCAAGGATGCCCAGGGAAGACTAATAACAAAGTAGACAAAAACCAAGCCcaaagaaatagatgaaacagcagaattcCCTGTGCATGACACAGAGTAAACCAATAGGtgaattttagctgtgctgagagGGCCAGTTCCgccttcatttctgctgtagcttttcctcaccagggccacacaagattttcttcagactagctcccaccagcctactttttcaaaagcatattgagCTCATGCTAGGGCACAAGAGACAActcacaggctttttaagaaagtggAGCAAAGCCTGACAAGAAcgcagagagaggagacagacatAGACAAAGACTGGCTTGGTGAGGTGAGCTAAAGCTGCATCCTTCATCTCTGCCCATTTTGCTCATTACCTGCAAGGACTGCTGCCTTCACCACTTGCCACAAGGACTGGCTCGTCTTCAACTCTTCCTGCAGatgaaggcagctcctttccaagagtgttgctgatttgtttcagcagcattggaaacagccgtggcagcaggagagacacactttcccggggctccagggaatACACCAGCTCACGGAGGGCACAGGTTACCTATGAAGAAATGCCGTCACAAACCGcttggaaaggaagagcttttgccACCATTTACCCcacctgcctgcccgcctgcctggctgctctcctctggagctcTGACTTCTGTCACAAGCTTGTGGATGGGCAACAACaagctctcacagcttctcaCAGTGATCAAAATGAGAATGACCCAGCAAAGCACACTGTGAGGCTTCTGCATGTGGATTTACAAGTGCCTGTGTACCAGGAGGATGTCCAACCCCTCGCTTTCATTCCACGGGATCCTCagccaaagaggggcagaaaTGTCTCTTCACATACCatgagaggctccagcgcagccagaTTGTCGCTCCCTTCCTCATCGAGGCAGTTGCTTCTGGCGGGGGTGTCTTCAGCGCTCTCCAGTTTGCCCATTAGCAACTGGagcatttcaattgcaaagatgcctctgccaagagtcctccacagctccacggTATCACTGCAGGTGAACAGTTTACCCGTGATCGCGTGTACTGTTGGGCCTGCAGCCCCTCAAAGGCAGGTTAAATACTCCCCCCCTCCCAGCGCGGAGCTTtagcagccccagtccctggcaagtcacaagcacatgctctggcaacagtcggacttttctcctcggggaGAGAGACAACTGGCTGCTGAACAGAGTCCCCTCTAGTGCCGCCAGGCTGTGGCGTCTCtgggctcctgaagtggaaggagaggggaggggaacctacctgtccatgggcaggtgTCTCTGGAGGAGGCTGTTGGTTACTGCCTCAGGGTGATAGCAGCCCAGGACAGACACTGCCTCAAAGAGGAACTCCTTcaggctgccctgctgagcagctggcagatgatcgtaaaggattgtcaggatttctggcacctggaagggacaaggaaagaacagcaggttgttttaggcctttcctaggGCTTCCCTTAAAGCCAGACCAATTCTTCAGCACATGAGCAAGTCCTGCTTCCTTGACCATTTGTCAAGATCTCACCCTAAACTTCAGCCCTACCACTCCACACAgtggagggttttcttttgggtctaagtgtgctccttgccctctcacgcacacagatgtgctgtcattgcacatgccttggctcccttctgttttcagcttctcttctcatgcacacaaaagacattttaacgtTTCACCCAGAGCAGTCTGAACGCTTCTAACTATGTGCTTGAAATAATGCAACATCAAGACCTAACACATTCTTCACACCTTCCGAAGATACCATGCAGTGCCTGCACAAGGGCCTTCAGGTCCTTCCTGGAGGAACCAGCTCTCCAGGGATACTTGTccttgcctccagcctcctcatttctcatagatttaacaccttccccagagggaacaactttgctctggaggaagaCATTTGGCAGATCCTTTCACCGCCAGAAACTGTGGCCGTAGGCTGCACAGAGCAAAACTACTCACTTCTCCTGTGGATGACAGCCATCAAGACACTATctgtctgctctttttccccacaggacAGACACCAAGCGATCTGCTGACCACGTATGAAAGGAACAGAGCCCAGGAGAAAAGATGGCTGGCACCATTCACCAGTGGACCCCGAGACACAGCACAgaccagagaaaggggggggggctcAACTAAATTGTGTCTATCAGATTTGCTCCTTCTTGGCACTGTGTCTGGAACAGTTGGAGACTTTGCTCCAGAAGGGTTTGTATTGCTGGCACCAGATGCACAGTAGCTCTTGGATTAGGTTGCCAGGACTTCAGCTGGATAAACAAGACATTCTTGGCTCTGCAtgcaagatgcatttctgcagaccacagcagCTAGACAAGGGGTAGTGCAGCAGCTCAGTGTCAAAGTTCCAACTCTAAAGATAAACAAGGGGTGTTTTACCTCCAgcaacatttctcttccacattcctTCAGGAAGATGAGCATCCACTCGCCTGCTGCCCTAGCACAAGTGGGGCTGAAGgacagcatgctgcccaggacagccttcagaaagcctcttgcctgctctgagcaaaaggatttgcatgcaacctggagagaaatgagaaacaggagaaacaacatcagaagtctgcttcctctcttacaagcaaaggacaagaaaactTTAGCAGCTTCTCAGTTCAGCCATTAGCTAATCCTGAAGGTGGCAGGTGCTTTGTATTCCAATTGCACATAcaacttcttcttttgatttatgaagctCATAGAGTTGGAAGGCTCTTCCATGAGGTCGGTTGCTTGCCTACACaacttatgttcttaaaataactctcaagagctggcaagctaatacatgttaaaataaagagaaagccatCGGGCTAAGgaacttccctgctttgcttcaacagctcactttccccagatggagagtgtttgggtgtggatggatgaaaacaaacacacaaactcatAGAAACTTCATGGAGTCTACTTCTTTCCCCAGTGGGAACGCTAGATATTGTTATGCTTCAAAACCCTCTTACTACTTGCTAACAACAGAGGCCCCATTGCTATAGGCCActctgaaaggggagagaaatcttggaagtaaagaagagaaaagtgatggGAGCTGAGCCACCAGGTAGCCACAGCTCTGGCTTTGGAGTCAGTAACCTTTGCGATTTTGGAAGAGGTCCTCAGCAGCGAATCCACATCTGCAGCCACTAGCTCCTCACAGAAGTGATTCAGATCCACTTCCCTTGTGTGCATAACCTTGcctaaaagaaacacaggtgggaaaggatacgcacattttctgaaaatgaaccccCAGTCCACAGCCATTGATCAAGGAATCACCAAATGGTGGTAGGGAATTCCACAGGGGTAGTGCAGGACCCTTCTGAACTCTGGGTGCAGCATTTTACGAGTCAGGCCATCAGATTCTGCTCTATGCcagtcagaaaaaacactctCCTTCTCCTACAGCAGTTTTCAGACTATACCTATTGTCCTCAACTATGGCTCCTCTTTTTCTCAGCCCCTCCATCCCATGTGCAAGCACAGGTCACACCTATCCTCTGACTGGGAGGAGGGTCTCCATAGATTCATCAGTGTGGACAGGTGATGCTGACCAAAGTCCACTCCAGAAGCCCAGGTGTACAACTCCCTTCTAAACAATTTCTCAACTGGGATCATTACTTTGTCTCTACAAAGCTATAAAGTGCTGTCCTCTAATCCTTGGCGCCTGAGAGTGCTGC
This window contains:
- the LOC135328791 gene encoding maestro heat-like repeat-containing protein family member 2B, whose translation is MIGVLGPLSCDSLATSRQRAVDCISCLLSTQGKVMHTREVDLNHFCEELVAADVDSLLRTSSKIAKVACKSFCSEQARGFLKAVLGSMLSFSPTCARAAGEWMLIFLKECGREMLLEVPEILTILYDHLPAAQQGSLKEFLFEAVSVLGCYHPEAVTNSLLQRHLPMDSDTVELWRTLGRGIFAIEMLQLLMGKLESAEDTPARSNCLDEEGSDNLAALEPLMVTCALRELVYSLEPRESVSLLLPRLFPMLLKQISNTLGKELPSSAGRVEDEPVLVASGEGSSPCRLSIKALDTVLCKCISEKWMGILRKQNTWAFLENPRTYHEGMCLLTSVLLQTDVVTLTTIRAVLPWLDSPSANLRIMAASFFAELMKAPVLQKWKLLQPVHRALVDKSLDASSTVRRMAVRGLGNLASGAPEKLRKHKKAILKALMRAIKDVTSSEIVGESLSALAKVVAELGEKDIGVTFKEIALYTKTFFDVVSERAVASTLERRACALDCLFLSMASTVWKTCLDAPRKWQEFTCSDMRGAHAVV